One stretch of Novosphingobium pentaromativorans US6-1 DNA includes these proteins:
- the ruvB gene encoding Holliday junction branch migration DNA helicase RuvB, whose protein sequence is MTDNPILTSSRQPEDADAALRPKTLEEFVGQAGAKDNLRIFIESAKSRREAMDHVLFFGPPGLGKTTLAQIVARELGVGFRATSGPVIAKAGDLAALLTNLEQGDVLFIDEIHRLNPVVEEVLYPAMEDRALDLIIGEGPSARSVRIDLPPFTLIGATTRQGLLQTPLRDRFGIPVRLQFYTVPELEHVVTRGAGLLGIGMDKGGATEIARRSRGTPRVAGRLMRRVRDFAHVAGSDVITRAIADDALTRLEVDSIGLDAQDRRYLHMIADIYKGGPVGVETLAAGLSEPRDTIEEVIEPYLIQLGLVARTARGRCLNDLGWKHLGLTPPAGPQGGLFDSEQSTD, encoded by the coding sequence GTCCCGTCAGCCCGAGGATGCCGACGCGGCGCTGCGTCCCAAGACGCTTGAGGAGTTCGTCGGACAGGCGGGCGCCAAGGACAACCTGCGCATCTTCATCGAGTCTGCCAAGTCGCGGCGCGAGGCGATGGATCACGTGCTCTTCTTCGGCCCTCCGGGGCTGGGCAAGACCACGCTGGCGCAGATCGTCGCGCGCGAACTGGGCGTGGGCTTTCGTGCCACCTCCGGCCCGGTGATCGCGAAAGCGGGCGACCTCGCCGCGCTGCTGACCAATCTGGAACAGGGGGACGTCCTGTTCATCGACGAGATTCACCGGCTAAACCCGGTGGTAGAGGAAGTGCTCTATCCGGCGATGGAGGACCGTGCCCTCGATCTCATCATCGGCGAGGGGCCTTCCGCGCGCTCGGTGCGAATCGACCTGCCGCCTTTCACCCTGATCGGCGCGACGACCCGGCAGGGGCTGCTGCAGACGCCCTTGCGCGACCGTTTCGGCATCCCCGTGCGCCTGCAGTTCTACACCGTGCCCGAGCTTGAACATGTCGTCACGCGCGGCGCGGGACTGCTGGGCATCGGCATGGACAAGGGCGGGGCGACCGAGATCGCCCGCCGTTCGCGGGGAACGCCGCGCGTGGCCGGGCGGCTGATGCGCCGGGTGCGCGACTTCGCACATGTCGCGGGAAGCGATGTCATTACCCGCGCCATTGCCGACGATGCGCTCACCCGGCTCGAAGTCGATTCGATCGGCCTCGATGCGCAGGACCGGCGCTACCTCCACATGATCGCCGACATCTACAAGGGCGGTCCGGTTGGCGTCGAGACGCTGGCCGCGGGCCTCTCGGAGCCGCGCGACACGATCGAGGAGGTGATCGAGCCCTATCTGATCCAGCTCGGCCTCGTCGCGCGCACAGCGCGCGGGCGTTGCCTCAACGATCTGGGCTGGAAGCATCTGGGATTGACGCCGCCCGCAGGGCCGCAGGGCGGGCTTTTCGATTCGGAGCAATCGACTGACTAG